The following are encoded together in the Streptomyces tsukubensis genome:
- a CDS encoding sigma-70 family RNA polymerase sigma factor, whose protein sequence is MTSGAPAHNASVHNNERGGADPEPSRHHGPMREEQTSAIGALVHSAVEGDQRATHDLLAHVHPLALRYCRTRLSRLPGDARHFVEDLAQEVCVAVLLALPRYKDTGRPFEAFVFAIAAHKVADLQRAAMRHPGSTAVPSDEMPERPDDSLGPEERALLSSDAAWAKQLLANLPDNQRELLLLRIAVGLTAEETGHLLGMSPGAVRVAQHRALSRLRALAEQ, encoded by the coding sequence ATGACTTCCGGCGCACCTGCTCATAACGCTTCAGTGCACAACAACGAACGCGGCGGAGCGGATCCGGAGCCGTCAAGGCACCATGGTCCGATGCGCGAAGAGCAGACGTCGGCCATCGGTGCCCTCGTCCACAGCGCGGTCGAGGGGGACCAGCGGGCGACGCACGATCTCCTCGCCCACGTCCACCCGTTGGCGCTGCGGTACTGCCGTACACGCCTGTCCAGGCTGCCCGGTGACGCCAGGCATTTCGTGGAGGACCTGGCACAGGAAGTCTGTGTGGCCGTGCTGCTCGCGCTGCCCCGCTACAAGGACACGGGCCGCCCCTTCGAGGCGTTCGTCTTCGCCATCGCGGCCCACAAGGTCGCCGATCTCCAGCGTGCGGCGATGCGCCACCCGGGATCCACGGCGGTGCCCTCGGACGAGATGCCCGAGCGGCCCGACGACTCCCTCGGCCCCGAGGAGCGGGCGCTGCTGAGCAGCGACGCGGCCTGGGCCAAGCAACTGCTGGCCAATCTGCCGGACAACCAGCGCGAATTGCTGCTGCTGAGGATCGCCGTGGGCCTCACCGCCGAGGAGACCGGCCACCTGCTCGGAATGTCACCCGGCGCCGTCCGGGTCGCGCAGCACCGCGCGCTCAGCCGGCTGCGGGCGCTGGCCGAGCAGTAG
- the guaB gene encoding IMP dehydrogenase produces MTNVDGVPEKFATLGLTYDDVLLLPGPADMAPDQIDTSSYISKNVKVNVPLLSAAMDKVTESRMAIAMARQGGVGVLHRNLSVADQANQVDLVKRSESGMVSDPITVHPDATLGEADAICAKFRISGVPVTDPAGKLLGIVTNRDMAFESDRGRQVREVMTPMPLVTGKVGISGEDAMQLLRRHKIEKLPLVDDAGVLKGLITVKDFVKAEKYPKAAKDSEGRLLVGAAVGVAGDAYERAQALIEAGADFIIVDIAHGHSRLVGDMVAKIKSNSSGVDVIGGNIATREAAKALIDSGVDGIKVGVGPGSICTTRVVAGIGVPQVTAIYEASLAAKEAGVPVIGDGGLQYSGDIAKALVAGADTVMLGSLLAGCEESPGELMFINGKQFKSYRGMGSLGAMQTRGGNKSYSKDRYFQEGVASDEKLVPEGIEGQVPYRGPLSSVVHQLVGGLRQSMYYVGGRTVPELQNNGRFVRITSAGLKESHPHDIQMTVEAPNYTGH; encoded by the coding sequence ATGACCAACGTCGACGGAGTGCCCGAGAAATTCGCGACACTCGGGCTGACCTACGACGATGTGCTGTTGCTGCCGGGGCCCGCCGACATGGCGCCCGACCAGATCGACACTTCCTCGTACATCTCGAAGAACGTCAAGGTGAACGTCCCGCTGCTCTCCGCGGCGATGGACAAGGTGACCGAGTCCCGGATGGCCATCGCCATGGCCAGGCAGGGCGGTGTGGGCGTACTGCACAGGAACCTGTCGGTCGCCGACCAGGCCAACCAGGTCGATCTGGTGAAGCGGTCCGAGTCCGGCATGGTCAGCGACCCGATCACGGTCCACCCGGACGCGACGCTCGGCGAGGCCGACGCGATCTGTGCCAAGTTCCGGATCAGCGGCGTCCCCGTGACCGACCCCGCGGGCAAGCTGCTCGGCATCGTGACCAACCGCGACATGGCCTTCGAGTCGGACCGCGGGCGTCAGGTGCGCGAGGTCATGACACCGATGCCGCTCGTCACGGGCAAGGTCGGGATCTCGGGCGAGGACGCCATGCAGCTCCTGCGCCGCCACAAGATCGAGAAGCTTCCGCTGGTCGACGACGCGGGTGTCCTCAAGGGGCTCATCACCGTCAAGGACTTCGTGAAGGCCGAGAAGTACCCGAAGGCGGCCAAGGACAGCGAGGGCAGGCTGTTGGTCGGCGCCGCCGTCGGTGTCGCGGGTGACGCCTACGAGCGTGCCCAGGCGCTGATCGAGGCCGGCGCGGACTTCATCATCGTGGACATCGCCCACGGCCACTCCCGGCTGGTCGGTGACATGGTCGCCAAGATCAAGTCGAACTCGTCGGGCGTCGACGTCATCGGCGGCAACATCGCCACCCGCGAGGCCGCCAAGGCGCTCATCGACTCGGGCGTCGACGGCATCAAGGTCGGTGTCGGTCCGGGCTCGATCTGTACCACGCGGGTCGTCGCCGGTATCGGCGTGCCGCAGGTCACCGCGATCTACGAGGCGTCGCTCGCCGCCAAGGAGGCCGGCGTCCCCGTCATCGGTGACGGTGGCCTCCAGTACTCGGGCGACATCGCCAAGGCCCTGGTCGCCGGCGCCGACACCGTGATGCTCGGCTCGCTGCTCGCCGGCTGCGAGGAGTCGCCCGGTGAGCTGATGTTCATCAACGGCAAGCAGTTCAAGTCGTACCGGGGCATGGGTTCGCTCGGCGCGATGCAGACCCGCGGCGGCAACAAGTCCTACTCGAAGGACCGCTACTTCCAGGAGGGTGTCGCCTCCGACGAGAAGCTGGTGCCCGAGGGCATCGAGGGCCAGGTGCCCTACCGGGGCCCGCTCTCCTCCGTCGTCCACCAGCTCGTGGGCGGACTGCGCCAGTCGATGTACTACGTCGGCGGCCGTACCGTGCCCGAGCTCCAGAACAACGGCCGCTTCGTGCGGATCACCTCCGCGGGGCTCAAGGAGTCCCACCCGCACGACATCCAGATGACGGTCGAAGCACCCAACTACACCGGTCACTGA
- a CDS encoding GuaB3 family IMP dehydrogenase-related protein, translated as MTEIEIGRGKRGRRAYAFDDIAVVPSRRTRDPKEVSIAWQIDAYRFELPFLAAPMDSVVSPQTAIRIGEMGGLGVLNLEGLWTRYEDPQPLLDEIAELPAEAATRRLQQIYEAPIQAELIGRRIKEVRDSGVVTAAALSPQRTAEFSKAVVDAGVDIFVIRGTTVSAEHVSSAAEPLNLKQFIYELDVPVIVGGCATYTAALHLMRTGAAGVLVGFGGGAAHTTRNVLGIQVPMATAVADVAAARRDYMDESGGRYVHVIADGGVGWSGDLPKAIACGADAVMIGSPLARATDAPGRGHHWGMEAVHEEVPRGKKVDLGTVGTTEEILTGPSHTPDGSMNFFGALRRAMATTGYSELKEFQRVEVTVSPSQHDNR; from the coding sequence GTGACTGAGATCGAGATCGGGCGCGGCAAGCGCGGCCGCAGGGCGTACGCGTTCGACGACATCGCCGTTGTACCGAGTCGTCGGACCCGCGACCCGAAGGAGGTCTCGATCGCCTGGCAGATCGACGCCTACCGCTTCGAGCTGCCGTTCCTCGCGGCCCCGATGGACTCGGTCGTCTCCCCGCAGACCGCCATCCGCATCGGTGAGATGGGCGGCCTCGGGGTGCTCAACCTCGAAGGCCTCTGGACCCGCTACGAGGACCCGCAGCCGCTGCTCGACGAGATCGCGGAGCTGCCCGCCGAGGCCGCTACCCGCCGTCTCCAGCAGATCTACGAGGCCCCGATCCAGGCCGAGCTGATCGGCAGGCGCATCAAGGAGGTGCGCGACTCCGGTGTCGTCACCGCCGCCGCGCTCTCCCCGCAGCGCACCGCCGAGTTCTCCAAGGCCGTCGTCGACGCCGGTGTGGACATCTTCGTCATCCGCGGCACCACCGTCTCGGCCGAGCACGTCTCCTCCGCCGCCGAGCCGCTCAACCTGAAGCAGTTCATCTACGAGCTGGACGTGCCGGTCATCGTCGGCGGCTGCGCCACCTACACGGCCGCGCTGCACCTCATGCGTACCGGCGCCGCCGGTGTGCTGGTCGGCTTCGGCGGCGGCGCCGCGCACACCACCCGTAACGTGCTCGGCATCCAGGTCCCGATGGCCACCGCCGTCGCCGACGTGGCCGCCGCGCGCAGGGACTACATGGACGAGTCGGGCGGCCGGTACGTGCACGTCATCGCGGACGGCGGTGTCGGCTGGTCCGGCGACCTGCCCAAGGCCATCGCGTGCGGCGCGGACGCCGTGATGATCGGCTCGCCGCTGGCCCGCGCCACGGACGCGCCCGGCCGCGGTCACCACTGGGGCATGGAGGCGGTCCACGAGGAGGTGCCGCGCGGCAAGAAGGTCGACCTCGGCACCGTAGGCACCACCGAGGAGATCCTGACGGGCCCCTCGCACACCCCCGACGGGTCGATGAACTTCTTCGGGGCGCTGCGCCGGGCCATGGCCACCACCGGTTACAGCGAGCTCAAGGAATTCCAGCGGGTCGAGGTGACGGTCTCGCCGTCGCAGCACGACAACCGCTGA
- a CDS encoding nucleotide sugar dehydrogenase — MPADLAVIGLGHLGLPLAQAAVAAGIDTIGYDESGRARDLAIGRIPDGGTEGTLTAADVRRMLSKGFRPTADPAELGRVRTAVICAPTPLGADSSLDLGQVADAARALAARLRPHTTVILESPAYPGATEEFLRPLLEEGSGLRAGRDFHLAYSPSRLDPGNRLHGYHHTPKVIGGLTPACTESAAAFYGRLTDKVVRARGPREAETVQLLETNYRHVNIALVNEMAVLCHDLGVDLWDVIRCAETKPYGFQAFRPGPGVGGHGIPLDPEHLPHPTRTPGHPLRMVGLAREINNRMPGYVIQRAAALLNEHGKSARGARVMLLGVTYKPDIADQEGSPAQEIATRLMEMGAAVSYHDPYVPHWRVLGHPVPRADSLYEAAAGADLTILLQHHRTYDLQGLAVKAQLLLDTRGATPAGAAHRL, encoded by the coding sequence ATGCCCGCAGATCTCGCCGTCATCGGCCTCGGCCACCTCGGCCTGCCCCTCGCGCAGGCCGCGGTGGCCGCAGGCATCGACACCATCGGATACGACGAGTCGGGACGGGCCCGCGATCTCGCCATCGGCCGGATCCCCGACGGCGGCACGGAGGGAACGCTCACCGCCGCGGACGTGCGCAGGATGCTTTCGAAGGGGTTCAGACCCACCGCGGACCCGGCCGAGCTGGGCCGTGTACGCACCGCCGTCATCTGTGCCCCCACTCCACTGGGCGCGGACAGTTCACTCGACCTCGGTCAGGTCGCGGACGCCGCTCGCGCGCTGGCCGCCCGGCTGCGTCCGCACACCACGGTGATCCTGGAATCCCCCGCCTACCCCGGGGCCACGGAGGAATTCCTGCGCCCCTTGTTGGAGGAGGGGTCGGGGCTGCGTGCGGGACGCGACTTCCACCTCGCCTACTCCCCCAGCCGGCTCGACCCCGGTAACCGGCTGCACGGCTACCACCACACCCCGAAGGTCATCGGCGGCCTCACCCCGGCCTGCACCGAATCGGCCGCCGCCTTCTACGGCCGCCTCACCGACAAGGTCGTCAGGGCGAGGGGGCCGCGCGAGGCCGAGACGGTGCAGCTGCTCGAAACCAACTACAGACACGTCAACATCGCCCTGGTCAACGAGATGGCGGTGCTCTGCCACGACCTCGGCGTCGACCTGTGGGACGTGATCCGCTGCGCGGAGACCAAGCCGTACGGCTTCCAGGCGTTCCGGCCAGGACCCGGCGTCGGCGGCCACGGCATCCCCCTGGACCCCGAGCACCTGCCGCACCCCACCCGCACCCCCGGCCACCCGCTGCGCATGGTGGGACTCGCGCGCGAGATCAACAACCGCATGCCCGGCTACGTCATCCAGCGCGCCGCGGCCCTCCTCAACGAGCACGGCAAATCGGCGCGGGGCGCCCGGGTGATGCTCCTCGGCGTCACCTACAAACCGGACATCGCCGACCAGGAGGGTTCACCCGCGCAGGAGATCGCCACCCGGCTGATGGAGATGGGCGCGGCCGTCAGCTATCACGACCCGTACGTCCCGCACTGGCGCGTACTCGGCCACCCGGTGCCCCGCGCCGACTCACTCTACGAGGCGGCGGCGGGCGCGGACCTGACGATCCTGCTCCAGCACCACCGCACCTACGACCTCCAGGGGCTCGCGGTGAAGGCCCAACTCCTCCTCGACACACGGGGCGCGACTCCCGCGGGGGCCGCCCACCGGCTCTGA